The following coding sequences lie in one Trichoderma breve strain T069 chromosome 1, whole genome shotgun sequence genomic window:
- a CDS encoding CHAT domain-containing protein — protein sequence MVAAAVHGLLDESVTKAAASTTISSLRQALQAMNRLQEASSLLYFEVQLIAIPEEAMHRLQSFLNVLNGDMWDVERALTLAEIFKLQLQSSDDTVRSKAEDTFKEAQELFNKVSHAFGNINLDFTRISFGHTFSTEEKFVQILNLVGKYFEVNHYGQMMLCLTTALSEQVDAYVEQVKYAIELQQQLADEMGSEMIQTAILMRAAGSANLNASEYGFALNALEPQYMNLPEEVDPKSHALLASIMSMIYGSFGNNMEALKAAEESLEIAKSGQSYKACSDAAFILGLRHLSISEQYPRKSAEDIKWLSSAMDILKEWIESDADNGYTDGEVQKCMLVGKWENLRASDDPELKFTPVEKPWIERVKKLLPSQTDVLKRSELLDLEVSMLMRQGNFLESSKLSTDYLNDLDKLPFVPPMIKAQAYSRDAHQAWLCSRAIVGENKTTTAEERLHATTQLLSALDLANKSLQQWRQTSSSELIIRSTLALGSLLSDILSTISEDLERDLLSGFMDELQKTETICDDMRRSVIPIEGLTSLMNKRLLVAKDSSLKIYKLGVRIALRLNDSAQAWTWLQKGKSRAFSDSLGAKLLVPQNLLQRINSDQTACDLLKAEQMHLDALNQPGVNHILVARELTSIRKRVQEYPPLAEIARIRNTTLNLEIDPVCLDMALSRTNLSRERVKFVDWYVPSSKTKENPQIICFVRTLDGTTRTKQLAISVTQVEAWISKAFTYPDMAEHPLNKKTGNRLLQEMNALVDWLTDYSAEGDLLVLSPSGQLNNVPLHALFIERRPLVERNLVVYASSAAVMSQCLDRSASERSCEERNTGETTAFFAVYEEPLHVNERNLIFSHIQTLSTVLPGNVFLGPEVTKSRFIETSSTATWLHYHGHARYCKEDVLQSSLILSNGEDIFDNSNAENLLLGRDELSVVDLFNTTLPQGGVHFTIIACESATQDLSPGDEPLGIIPALLHAGATSVLGCQWPIKSSAGRAFSEAFYDEVRYMRSITIGGNQTVNLAQALGITVGKMRRGELGVQYKQAYCWASIAMHGLWFFPSFNGGT from the coding sequence ATggttgctgccgccgttcACGGTCTGCTTGATGAGTCGGTCACCAAAGCGGCTGCTTCAACGaccatttcttctttacGGCAAGCCTTGCAGGCTATGAATCGTTTACAAGAGGCTTCCTCTCTCCTTTACTTCGAAGTTCAGCTTATTGCAATCCCGGAGGAAGCAATGCATCGGCTTCAAAGTTTTTTAAATGTTCTGAACGGCGATATGTGGGATGTAGAGAGGGCTCTCACTTTGGCTGAGATTTTTAAACTTCAACTCCAATCTTCTGATGATACAGTTCGCTCAAAGGCTGAAGACACGTTTAAAGAAGCACAAGAACTTTTTAACAAAGTTTCCCATGCTTTCGGTAACATTAACTTGGATTTTACTCGCATTTCTTTTGGTCACACATTTTCGACCGAAGAAAAATTCGTTCAAATACTTAATCTCGTGGGAAAATATTTCGAAGTCAACCATTATGGGCAAATGATGTTATGCCTCACAACTGCTCTCTCTGAGCAAGTTGATGCCTATGTCGAGCAAGTCAAATATGCGAtcgagctccagcagcagttgGCCGATGAAATGGGCAGTGAAATGATACAAACCGCTATTCTGATGCGCGCCGCAGGCTCAGCTAATTTGAATGCGTCGGAATATGGTTTCGCGCTTAATGCCTTGGAGCCTCAATACATGAACCTTCCGGAAGAGGTTGATCCAAAGAGCCACGCACTCTTGGCAAGCATCATGTCAATGATATATGGAAGTTTTGGAAACAATATGGAAGCTCTTAAGGCCGCAGAAGAGAGCCTAGAGATTGCAAAGTCTGGACAATCTTATAAAGCTTGCTCAGACGCTGCTTTCATCTTGGGGCTTCGTCATCTCTCTATCTCTGAGCAGTACCCAAGAAAATCCGCCGAAGACATCAAGTGGCTGTCATCAGCTATGGATATTCTAAAAGAGTGGATTGAAAGTGACGCTGATAATGGCTATACTGATGGAGAGGTCCAAAAGTGTATGCTGGTTGGTAAATGGGAGAATTTGCGAGCATCCGACGACCCGGAACTGAAGTTTACACCAGTTGAGAAACCATGGATTGAAAGAGTGAAGAAACTTTTACCAAGCCAAACAGATGTCCTGAAACGAAGCGAACTTCTAGACCTCGAAGTCAGCATGCTAATGCGCCAAGGGAATTTTTTGGAGAGCTCGAAACTATCGACGGATTATCTCAACGATCTTGATAAGCTGCCATTTGTGCCGCCGATGATTAAAGCGCAGGCGTACTCGAGAGATGCTCACCAGGCATGGCTTTGTTCCCGAGCAATAGTGGGTGAAAATAAAACTACCACTGCAGAAGAACGACTCCATGCCACAACACAGCTATTGTCCGCGCTAGACCTGGCAAATAAATCGCTTCAGCAATGGCGACAAACCAGCAGCTCTGAGTTGATCATTCGCAGCACTCTAGCTCTTGGCAGTCTGCTTTCAGACATACTATCGACGATTTCAGAAGATTTAGAGCGTGATTTACTCAGTGGATTCATGGATGAACTGcaaaaaacagaaacaaTATGCGACGATATGAGACGAAGCGTCATACCCATTGAAGGCCTGACCTCTTTGATGAATAAAAGACTTCTGGTCGCCAAGGATTCGAGCCTCAAGATATACAAGCTAGGAGTCCGCATAGCTTTACGTCTCAATGACTCAGCTCAAGCTTGGACATGGCTACAAAAAGGAAAGTCCAGGGCATTCTCAGACTCTCTCGGCGCAAAACTATTAGTTCCGCAAAATTTACTGCAGAGAATCAATAGCGATCAAACAGCCTGTGACCTTTTGAAGGCGGAACAAATGCATTTAGACGCCCTAAACCAGCCTGGAGTAAATCACATTCTTGTAGCGCGGGAACTTACTTCGATCAGGAAACGCGTTCAAGAGTATCCTCCACTAGCTGAGATTGCTCGAATCAGAAATACGACGCTGAATCTGGAAATAGATCCAGTGTGTCTTGATATGGCACTTTCTAGGACAAATCTTTCCCGAGAAAGAGTAAAATTTGTCGACTGGTATGTTCCGTCAtcgaaaacaaaggaaaatcCGCAGATAATATGCTTTGTACGGACATTAGACGGTACGACCCGGACGAAGCAGTTGGCTATATCTGTTACTCAGGTAGAAGCATGGATTTCTAAAGCCTTCACATACCCTGATATGGCTGAACATCCTCTAAACAAAAAGACGGGCAATCGTCTACTCCAGGAGATGAATGCTCTTGTCGACTGGCTGACAGATTACTCGGCGGAAGGTGATCTTTTAGTGCTCTCTCCATCAGGGCAACTAAATAACGTACCGCTACACGCCTTATTTATCGAAAGAAGACCATTAGTTGAGCGCAATCTGGTAGTTTACGCATCCAGCGCAGCGGTAATGAGCCAGTGTTTAGACCGTAGCGCCTCCGAAAGGAGTTGCGAAGAACGGAATACAGGAGAAACTACAGCCTTTTTCGCAGTGTACGAAGAGCCTCTTCATGTCAATGAGCGCAATCTTATATTCAGTCACATTCAAACCCTTTCCACAGTTCTACCAGGAAATGTTTTCCTCGGACCCGAAGTAACAAAATCGCGTTTTATTGAGACATCCTCCACAGCTACATGGTTGCACTATCACGGCCATGCTCGCTattgcaaagaagatgttCTTCAATCGTCACTCATTTTGAGCAATGGAGAAGATATTTTCGATAATAGCAATGCTGAAAACCTCCTTCTAGGAAGAGATGAGCTCTCCGTTGTTGACTTGTTCAATACCACTTTGCCGCAAGGAGGCGTGCACTTTACAATCATTGCCTGCGAATCAGCCACTCAGGACTTATCTCCTGGAGATGAACCTCTAGGGATTATCCCAGCTCTGCTTCATGCTGGGGCCACTTCAGTTTTAGGATGTCAGTGGCCCATCAAAAGCTCTGCAGGTCGTGCATTTAGCGAAGCCTTCTACGACGAAGTGAGGTATATGAGGAGCATAACGATAGGCGGTAACCAAACAGTGAACTTGGCCCAAGCATTGGGTATCACTGTCGGGAAGATGAGACGCGGTGAGCTCGGAGTACAGTATAAACAAGCGTACTGCTGGGCTTCGATTGCGATGCATGGCCTGTGGTTCTTTCCGAGTTTCAATGGTGGAACATGA
- a CDS encoding NUDIX domain-containing protein, protein MAMATQTHVESLSIDKSVNLQLLNYSAKKFRECQLSASGRPYDKVVVGAAIFRHIPNLSSSKMPCILLLKRAPHEPYFPNIFELPSGKVDSTDPTLKHALVREVKEETGLDITEISAQLSPMTYQTEKTIKSDAGVEVFVVKSAIQLNYVISVSDGLVKLSVDEHSESRWATEEELDELDITDETRVVIREAFQWSASR, encoded by the coding sequence atggccatggcaaCCCAGACGCATGTCGAGTCCTTGTCTATCGACAAATCTGTCAACCTGCAATTACTTAACTATTCAGCCAAAAAATTTCGAGAATGCCAACTCTCTGCGTCTGGCCGACCGTATGACAAGGTCGTGGTTGGGGCGGCCATATTTCGCCATATTCCGAACTTGAGCTCTTCGAAAATGCCCTGCATTCTTCTCTTGAAAAGGGCACCTCATGAACCATACTTCCCCAACATCTTTGAGTTACCTAGCGGGAAAGTCGATTCAACTGACCCGACACTCAAACATGCCCTTGTCCGTGAGGTAAAAGAGGAGACGGGGTTAGATATCACCGAAATCTCCGCACAGCTGAGTCCAATGACATACCAAACTGAGAAAACCATCAAAAGCGACGCAGGAGTCGAAGTGTTTGTTGTCAAGAGCGCTATTCAGCTCAACTATGTGATTTCAGTATCCGATGGATTGGTGAAGTTGAGCGTAGACGAACATTCGGAGAGCCGTTGGGCCACAGAGGAAGAGTTGGATGAACTAGACATTACAGACGAGACAAGAGTAGTCATTCGGGAAGCCTTCCAGTGGAGTGCCAGCCGGTGA
- a CDS encoding phosphorylase superfamily domain-containing protein: MSNPENYTVGWICAISTERVAAEAFLDEKHEGPENVSIHDNNAYALGKMGRHNVVIAVLPDGEYGTASAATVARDMLHTFPNIRIGLMVGIGGGVPSAEHDIRLGDIVVSAPRNGKGGVFQYDFAQYEAEGHPLEEMISDILAKKRRLQKKYKRPDQSSDRLFQREIVHPADEESCVTVCLNDLSNLQPRHERTEDDDNPTIHYGTIASANQLIKDAKLRDRLAAENDVLCFEMEAAGLMNHFPCLVIRGICDYSDSHKNSDWQGYAAMAAAAYAKELLIRIPPKKIESEKRINDIIMKVDKKITEVDEKIDEISQNILSLGLPVVEGAAFSSYAEQRNPTCFPNTRVELLQRILNWAHNPHARSIFWLNGMAGTGKSTISRTMAQSLARTSHLGASFFFKRGEGDRGRPVKFFTTIAAQLAIMQPAIDIHIKNALKMNPDIGDKGLQEQFITLILQPLSAVSLENKDAAVIVLVIDALDECEFEDDIILILRLFGRLTNLNLRVFVTSRPELPLRLGFSEIQGEFQQVILHEISEPMIQRDLSILIRHELREIRVNYNKTVQEYRQLHKDWPGQSNIDTLVKMATPLFIFAATICRFLADRKYGNPDARLRKVLRYETKSQESKLDATYLPVLNQQVTGFSASERNEVLQQFQYIVGSIVLLASPLPTPSLAQLLGISRDIIDTRLDMLHSVLSVPQSDGSPVRLLHLSFRDFLVDPEKRGQNPFWVNEAEAHASITNNCLRIMKEFLREDICNLRSLRLEGSTINIQNITVFIPAAIQNTAIPGTAFFTLDRGAEFNTSGTRKHQYDQKPTGNFTKPE, from the exons ATGTCGAACCCTGAAAACTACACAGTTGGGTGGATTTGTGCCATCAGCACTGAGCGTGTCGCCGCCGAAGCTTTTTTAGACGAGAAGCATGAAGGTCCTGAAAATGTCTCTATCCATGATAATAATGCCTACGCTTTAGGGAAAATGGGAAGACACAACGTGGTCATCGCTGTCCTACCTGACGGCGAGTATGGaacagcttctgcagctaCTGTTGCCAGAGATATGTTACACACCTTCCCCAATATTAGAATTGGCTTAATGGTGGGCATTGGCGGTGGTGTACCAAGTGCCGAGCACGACATCCGCCTAGGCGACATTGTGGTCAGCGCGCCTCGTAACGGGAAAGGAGGTGTATTCCAATACGACTTTG CTCAATACGAGGCTGAGGGCCACCCGTTGGAAGAAATGATCAGTGACATTCTTGCCAAAAAGCGAAGGCTACAGAAGAAGTATAAGCGACCAGACCAAAGTAGTGACAGGTTGTTCCAAAGGGAAATAGTTCATCCGGCGGATGAAGAAAGCTGTGTAACGGTTTGCCTTAATGATTTGTCTAATTTACAACCTCGACACGAACGAACAGAGGACGATGATAATCCAACAATTCACTATGGCACCATCGCATCGGCAAACCAATTAATAAAAGATGCGAAATTAAGGGACAGGCTCGCAGCCGAGAATGATGTGCTATGCTTTGAAATGGAGGCCGCAGGGCTGATGAATCACTTTCCTTGTCTGGTCATCCGTGGAATTTGCGATTACTCAGATTCGCACAAAAATTCAGATTGGCAAGGGTATGCAGCAATGGCGGCTGCTGCATACGCCAAAGAGCTTCTAATCCGCATACCTCCGAAGAAAATCGAGTCGGAAAAAAGAATCAATGATATAATTATGAAAG TCGATAAAAAGATAACTGAAGTCGATGAAAAGATAGATGAGATTAGCCAAAATATCCTATCACTCGGCCTTCCAGTTGTGGAGGGAGCTGCTTTTAGCTCCTATGCCGAGCAGCGCAATCCGACCTGCTTCCCAAATACCCGAGTTGAACTACTTCAACGTATATTGAATTGGGCTCATAACCCACATGCCAGAAGTATTTTTTGGCTAAACGGAATGGCTGGGACTGGCAAGTCAACTATTTCACGCACTATGGCCCAGTCTCTTGCCAGAACCAGTCATCTCGGCGCCAGCTTTTTCTTCAAAAGAGGCGAGGGTGATCGAGGGAGGCCAGTCAAGTTCTTTACAACAATAGCGGCTCAGTTAGCAATAATGCAACCAGCCATCGACATTCATATTAAAAATGCCCTTAAGATGAACCCTGACATTGGTGACAAAGGGCTCCAGGAACAGTTTATTACGCTCATCTTACAACCTCTATCCGCAGTCTCTCTGGAGAAcaaagatgctgctgtcatTGTTTTGGTTATTGATGCCTTAGATGAATGTGAATTTGAAGATGACATTATACTTATTCTTCGCCTTTTCGGCCGTCTTACAAATTTGAATTTACGGGTCTTCGTTACCAGCCGACCGGAGCTTCCACTTCGTTTGGGCTTTTCTGAAATCCAAGGGGAATTTCAGCAGGTCATTCTCCATGAAATATCGGAGCCAATGATTCAACGTGACTTGTCAATTCTGATACGTCATGAGCTACGAGAAATCCGAGTCAATTATAATAAAACGGTGCAAGAATATCGACAGTTACACAAGGATTGGCCCGGCCAGTCCAATATTGACACTctggtgaagatggccacTCCTCTTTTTATATTTGCCGCCACTATATGTCGCTTTCTTGCTGACCGCAAATATGGGAACCCTGATGCCCGGCTTCGCAAAGTCCTAAGATATGAAACCAAAAGTCAAGAGTCTAAGCTCGATGCAACCTATTTGCCTGTCCTTAATCAACAGGTTACCGGGTTTTCTGCAAGTGAGCGAAACGAGGTACTACAACAATTTCAATACATTGTCGGCTCTATTGTGCTCCTTGCAAGTCCTTTACCGACACCTAGTCTGGCACAGCTCCTTGGAATCTCCAGAGATATTATTGATACAAGATTAGATATGCTTCATTCCGTCTTAAGCGTACCGCAATCAGATGGGTCTCCGGTCAGATTACTTCACCTCTCATTTCGTGATTTCCTGGTCGATCCCgagaaaagagggcaaaaTCCCTTTTGGGTCAATGAGGCAGAAGCTCATGCGAGTATAACTAACAACTGTCTGCGCATCATGAAAGAGTTTCTCCGAGAAGACATTTGCAACTTACGATCACTTAGGCTGGAGGGTTCTACAATTAATATTCAAAACATAACTGTGTTTATTCCTGCTGCAATTCA AAATACTGCAATTCCTGGAACAGCATTTTTTACATTGGATCGAGGCGCTGAGTTTAATACATCAGGCACCAGAAAGCATCAATATGATCAGAAGCCTACAGGCAATTTTACCA AACCAGAGTAA